From Microbacterium rhizosphaerae:
TTCCGGTTCCCTCGGCGTGGTGAACCTGCATTCTTCGTCGGGTACCGGCAATGCCATGGGCAATCTCACCAACAGCGCCGCCGCGCATGTCCCGCTTCTCGTGATCGCCGGGCAGCAAAGCCGACGGTACGTTCCCCTCAACGCCATGCTCACCAATCTCGACGCGACTCGGCTGGGCGATCCGCTCATGAAGTGGTCGGCCGAGCCGCTCCGCCCGGAAGACGTACCGCTCGCGGTCTCGCAGGCCGTCCTGCTGGCGGAGTCCGCACCCACCGGACCGGTGTTCGTCTCGGTGCCACTGGATGACTGGGATCGCCCGGCGGATGATCGCGCCTCTGCCCACCTGACGCAGAGGACCGTGTCGGGTACACCCGTCCTCGCCGACGTGAGCGTCGAAGCGATCGCTGCGGCGCTCGACCAGGCTTCTGCACCTGTCCTCGTGCTGGGGCCGGGAGCAGACACCACTCACGGCTGGGAAGCGACGCGCCTGCTCAGCGAACATCGTGGGATGCCGGTCTGGGTTGCTCCCAGTCCGTCGCGGGCGCCCTTCCCGACGCGGCATCCGTACTTCCGCGGGGTCCTCCCGACGGGCTTGGGGGACGTTGCTGACGTCCTCTCCGAACACGATCTGGTGCTCACGATTGGCGCGGCGGTGTTTCGCTATCACCAGTTCGTCGACGGCAGTCCGCTGGCTTCCGGAACTCTGCTCATCGGCATCACGTCCGATCCGAGCGAAGCCTCGCGAGCGGCAGCTGGAACGCTCTACGTGGGAGATCCGTGTGACGCCGCGGTTCGGCTGGCCGCCCGAGTGAGGGAGGGAGAGCAGTCCGCGTCAGGGGTCGTCGAGATCGTCGACGCTCCGACCTCCGTCAATGGCCGGTACTCGGCGCACGCGATTCTCGATGCCGT
This genomic window contains:
- the mdlC gene encoding benzoylformate decarboxylase; amino-acid sequence: MPSLDVAHAFYDVLRSHGVTRMFGNPGSNELTMLKHLPDDIEYVLALQEGAAVAMADGYAQASGSLGVVNLHSSSGTGNAMGNLTNSAAAHVPLLVIAGQQSRRYVPLNAMLTNLDATRLGDPLMKWSAEPLRPEDVPLAVSQAVLLAESAPTGPVFVSVPLDDWDRPADDRASAHLTQRTVSGTPVLADVSVEAIAAALDQASAPVLVLGPGADTTHGWEATRLLSEHRGMPVWVAPSPSRAPFPTRHPYFRGVLPTGLGDVADVLSEHDLVLTIGAAVFRYHQFVDGSPLASGTLLIGITSDPSEASRAAAGTLYVGDPCDAAVRLAARVREGEQSASGVVEIVDAPTSVNGRYSAHAILDAVDAAKPDDSVIVLEWTSADTLWARLTFDSAQSYYFPANGGLGWGLPASIGVQLANPDRPVIALIGDGAMQYTPSALWTAARYQVPVTFVIAQNEEYGALQRFSRIMHVPDAGYLDLDGLDPVSIAKGYGIDACELADIDQLEQFVRAAGSATGPRLAVVPQLSQR